The Neobacillus sp. PS3-34 genome has a window encoding:
- a CDS encoding lamin tail domain-containing protein, translating into MKKIIRKNYKRWTSTFLAALLLVSTFLPSSLMGRASAAVANHVVISQVFGGGGNSGAPYNKDFIELYNPTDAAVPLSNWSIQYASTAGTTWQVTPLAGTIQPHGYYLITEASGGANGIDLPTADASGAITMAAGAGKVALFNNQTTAASGSMPAGAVDLVGYGTGTVGFEGTGPTQTISATKSAQRRPYEGVDPAPTKGNAWDTDDNATDFFVGAVAAPKNTASPAETPFVPNFSLQPKGINIQFLQQTGSIKVTGTADAVAGNSIVKFYESATKGTALGTTTAASDGSFDVTITTTKVLTSVFVAATQAGKDESPAVEVNVAKASTAVVQAKLSYFVSNGKGTLVGGAGAAAAQSIINVYPNDTANKTEKLVADEIKAGAAGDFSVTFNNAPDTVYVTQLSSSTKGIMLESVPTSILKADTSMVTPLSDVRTFDTKGQPVNLNKFYTIEGVATVDNQILGTQKQNFYIQDNTGGINIFHTSYDPGFSVVKGDKLHITGKVLYYNGLTEFEPVSMEKISEGNPIPAARELTLLDSITFATAEPLEGSLVNVTGKVSASVASGANYNVTFVDENNKTTTLRVMDKTGIKPDTDLVTGKSYTVTGVMGQYTTNVSATSGYQIYPRDVKDIASVLQITHTALTKVYQNANVEFEANADGAESVTVYYRAKGTTAEYRALPMAKGSEGRYTATLEAANVPEDGFEYYIEAKAGTKTQAAGSSAAPFIVELIPDQEGPVINGETPQGGTKVESPHPEISALINDPSGVDEASVHFWFDGNELTAPAATINKNQVKYTPEEDLTLGLHTVKVTAADLKHNPTTYEWTFEVVPRFTGGHHYRGTTHNHTNISHDASGTPEDALKAGKAHHYDWFAFSDHSHDIDPTLLGQDTVDHKGMQERTGGEQWQLTKDLAKKYTKNDDYVVFPAFEMTSTTWGHSNIFGTDNFIDRNINGKQYQDLNKYYAWVMTYDDIVGQFNHPDMSANAFNNFKPYNKDLDKLFTMLEVGNGSGHYGYANADKKFYSALDLGWHVAPTYGEDNHEGTWGQTNARTVIVADDLSQESLMHSMRNMRVYMEEDPNFTLDVLANGFYMGSTVDSKSLKFNISGSDLVAEAHNDSDYNYLPTSYKSDDRIAKVELITNGGTVVDSITPMTKDFKWNPTYTVTGGQQWFVVKVTQMDGERIYSSPIWSKEQAVDVKVNGIDITGDVIVGGNPASLKATVANNGTETVKNLKVDFYYDEVNQDHFIGTNTISSILTKSSAAATATWANPVNGDHKLIVVVTSNDGLDIGDVKYEMPVKIKEPLGIKVLIDANHGNENSSGDSGTYKDNLKSFTLLLQKEGYTVAENKQALTSDVLSNVKILVLTHPRTALTADERTAVANFVKNGGSLLMAGKSNNSTDPTINNSLLGDIGSAIRMGNDGVFDDSKSGNFWGDPKLSPYAVRVHPGLVSNFITDRVSFVDYYSGTSLSGVNNQPLTENGKVVILAKGNETTYQGNIKGGYTYDNVSDATGGSAIPLIASEKIDKGRVIVSGMNIFNDKQMDQSFEPKGNDEFSLNAINWLANRETKVTNISDVRKLADDTEAVIEGTVTTAAGVFFDAFYVQDDTGGIMAYKEAPEGSLKTGDRVRVYGHVKTYETNTEFEFNTFAADVIKIGHVDPLLPKQVATGSATTEENQGLLVKVTGKVVSKYDENSYVINDGSGPVLVFTDGYIVNQSGPVPDLQVGDTLEAVALSGKFVEGNRLRVRDTKELVGTKMTAEQAAAKTEAEAKLALILGADEITYTNQADVQSAVDQAKAAITAALTAGWGQFEVEAFAGYGKIAGAEAKIAQLETAKADAKTEAEAKLALIKDAGQITYSDKSAVQTAISDANAAIAAALSHGWTQTDVEGFAGYEKIAAAEAKLAELETVKAEAKTTTETKLGLIPDASQITHGTVKAAQSAVDEAKAAITAAFAAGWMLTEVESFNGYGKLALAEAKIAQLTDAKSAAKSVAVTKLSAILSSGNINYSNRAAVQLAVNEAKLAIQSALSTGWTQAEVENFPGYEKIAVTEAKIAALEKEEADVIAQQEAKAKAEAEAKARAEAEAKAKAEAEAKAKAEAEAKAKAEAEAKAKAEAAAKAKAEAEAKAAAKAAAEAAAKAAQEAAMQKKALEIQKQADKNIKDYKAALNVLPKLNQYTASIKVDSKGKVDPAKLASALGQYQAVVAELNRAQKTALATSTVANAAILLNKKVSDKVIADFVKKSVTSSKQVDSIIKTLSSKKINTTELNKLSAELKKQKK; encoded by the coding sequence ATGAAGAAAATAATTAGAAAGAACTATAAGCGCTGGACAAGCACGTTCTTGGCAGCTCTTTTGTTGGTCAGCACGTTTTTGCCAAGCAGTTTAATGGGCAGGGCAAGTGCGGCTGTCGCCAATCATGTTGTAATCTCACAGGTCTTTGGCGGTGGAGGCAATTCAGGGGCTCCATATAATAAGGATTTCATAGAGTTATATAATCCTACTGATGCTGCTGTACCTCTTAGTAATTGGTCTATACAGTATGCCTCAACAGCCGGAACAACTTGGCAAGTAACTCCTTTAGCCGGAACAATTCAGCCGCATGGCTATTATTTAATTACTGAAGCATCAGGTGGAGCAAATGGAATCGATCTTCCAACAGCGGATGCTTCAGGTGCAATCACGATGGCTGCGGGGGCAGGAAAAGTAGCTTTGTTTAACAATCAAACAACCGCTGCTTCAGGTTCAATGCCTGCAGGTGCAGTTGACTTGGTTGGATATGGAACTGGAACTGTAGGCTTTGAAGGAACTGGACCTACCCAAACCATTTCAGCTACAAAGAGCGCTCAGCGTCGCCCCTATGAAGGTGTAGATCCAGCCCCTACAAAAGGCAACGCATGGGATACAGATGACAACGCAACTGACTTCTTTGTTGGAGCTGTAGCTGCTCCAAAAAACACTGCAAGCCCAGCGGAAACTCCTTTTGTTCCGAATTTCAGCTTGCAGCCTAAAGGAATCAATATTCAATTTTTACAACAAACTGGTTCTATAAAAGTAACAGGTACTGCGGATGCAGTTGCAGGAAATTCAATTGTAAAATTTTACGAAAGCGCTACCAAAGGAACAGCACTTGGAACAACCACTGCAGCCTCTGATGGTTCTTTTGACGTAACGATCACGACTACAAAAGTTTTAACTTCTGTGTTTGTTGCAGCTACACAGGCTGGCAAAGACGAAAGCCCGGCGGTCGAAGTGAACGTGGCGAAAGCCAGCACAGCCGTCGTACAGGCAAAGTTAAGCTATTTCGTCTCAAATGGTAAAGGCACATTAGTAGGCGGTGCAGGTGCGGCAGCAGCCCAATCCATTATAAATGTCTACCCAAATGATACAGCGAACAAAACTGAAAAATTAGTGGCAGATGAGATTAAAGCGGGCGCAGCAGGTGATTTTTCAGTAACCTTCAACAATGCTCCTGATACTGTTTATGTAACACAGCTGTCGAGCAGCACGAAGGGAATCATGCTGGAAAGCGTTCCTACTTCGATTTTGAAAGCAGATACAAGCATGGTAACGCCACTAAGCGATGTCCGGACGTTTGATACAAAGGGACAGCCGGTCAACCTAAATAAGTTCTATACGATTGAAGGCGTCGCGACAGTTGATAATCAAATATTAGGTACACAAAAGCAAAATTTCTACATTCAAGATAATACTGGCGGAATTAATATCTTCCATACTTCCTATGATCCAGGCTTCTCCGTCGTAAAAGGCGACAAGCTGCACATCACAGGTAAAGTTCTTTACTATAACGGTTTAACAGAATTCGAGCCAGTATCGATGGAAAAAATCAGTGAAGGCAACCCGATACCGGCAGCAAGAGAGCTAACACTCTTAGATTCAATCACTTTTGCAACAGCAGAGCCACTTGAAGGAAGCCTTGTAAACGTAACAGGTAAGGTTTCTGCCTCGGTAGCGAGCGGAGCAAACTACAATGTTACATTCGTTGATGAAAACAATAAAACCACTACCCTAAGGGTAATGGATAAAACAGGCATCAAGCCTGACACGGATCTTGTAACTGGAAAAAGCTACACGGTTACAGGTGTCATGGGCCAATACACAACAAATGTTTCCGCAACAAGTGGTTATCAGATTTACCCTCGTGATGTAAAAGACATCGCATCGGTTCTGCAAATCACGCATACAGCTTTAACAAAGGTATATCAAAATGCCAATGTTGAATTCGAAGCAAATGCCGATGGCGCGGAGTCTGTAACGGTATATTACCGTGCAAAAGGCACAACAGCAGAATATAGAGCTCTTCCAATGGCTAAGGGCAGCGAAGGCCGCTATACGGCTACTTTGGAAGCAGCTAATGTTCCTGAAGATGGATTCGAGTACTATATTGAAGCAAAAGCAGGAACTAAAACACAGGCAGCTGGTTCCAGCGCAGCTCCATTTATAGTCGAATTAATACCGGACCAAGAAGGACCGGTCATTAACGGCGAAACACCTCAAGGTGGTACGAAGGTAGAAAGTCCTCACCCGGAAATTTCTGCATTAATCAACGATCCAAGCGGTGTTGACGAAGCTTCCGTTCATTTCTGGTTTGATGGCAACGAATTAACAGCACCAGCAGCAACAATCAACAAAAATCAGGTGAAATACACGCCTGAAGAAGATCTTACACTCGGTTTGCATACTGTTAAGGTAACTGCAGCTGACTTGAAGCACAATCCGACCACCTATGAGTGGACATTTGAAGTGGTTCCACGTTTCACAGGCGGTCATCACTATCGTGGTACGACACATAACCACACCAATATTTCACACGATGCATCCGGAACACCGGAAGATGCTTTAAAAGCTGGTAAAGCGCATCATTACGATTGGTTTGCATTCTCAGATCATTCACATGACATTGACCCTACCCTTCTTGGCCAGGATACTGTAGACCATAAAGGCATGCAGGAGCGTACTGGCGGAGAGCAATGGCAATTAACGAAGGACCTTGCAAAGAAATATACGAAAAATGACGATTATGTTGTTTTCCCTGCTTTTGAAATGACCTCCACTACATGGGGACATTCCAATATCTTTGGAACAGACAATTTCATTGACCGTAATATCAATGGCAAGCAATATCAGGATTTGAACAAGTATTATGCTTGGGTTATGACCTACGACGATATCGTCGGACAATTTAACCACCCAGACATGTCAGCAAATGCATTCAATAATTTTAAGCCTTACAACAAAGACCTGGACAAGCTATTTACGATGCTTGAGGTTGGTAACGGTTCTGGACACTATGGATATGCAAATGCGGATAAAAAGTTCTACTCTGCACTTGATTTAGGCTGGCATGTTGCCCCTACTTACGGTGAGGATAACCACGAAGGAACTTGGGGACAAACAAATGCACGTACAGTTATTGTCGCTGATGATCTTTCCCAGGAATCCCTCATGCATTCAATGCGCAATATGCGCGTGTACATGGAGGAAGATCCAAACTTCACGTTGGACGTCCTTGCAAATGGCTTCTATATGGGTTCAACGGTTGACAGCAAATCACTGAAATTCAACATCTCAGGAAGCGACCTGGTTGCTGAAGCGCATAATGACAGCGACTATAACTATCTTCCAACTTCCTACAAGTCAGATGATCGAATTGCTAAAGTAGAGTTGATCACAAACGGCGGAACGGTTGTAGATTCCATCACGCCAATGACAAAGGATTTCAAATGGAATCCGACTTACACAGTAACTGGCGGCCAGCAGTGGTTCGTCGTAAAAGTAACTCAAATGGATGGCGAAAGAATTTATTCTTCACCTATCTGGTCAAAAGAACAGGCTGTCGATGTCAAAGTAAATGGCATTGATATCACGGGCGATGTTATCGTTGGAGGAAACCCTGCTTCGTTAAAGGCTACTGTTGCTAATAACGGAACAGAAACAGTGAAAAACCTGAAGGTAGACTTTTACTATGATGAAGTGAACCAGGATCATTTCATTGGTACAAATACGATTTCTTCTATCCTGACAAAGAGCTCTGCAGCAGCAACAGCAACATGGGCCAACCCTGTAAACGGTGACCATAAGCTGATTGTCGTTGTCACCTCGAATGACGGACTGGACATTGGCGATGTGAAATATGAAATGCCGGTGAAAATTAAAGAACCGCTTGGAATCAAGGTGTTAATCGATGCTAATCATGGCAATGAAAACTCTTCTGGTGACAGCGGAACGTATAAGGATAATTTAAAATCCTTCACACTTCTTCTTCAAAAAGAAGGTTACACGGTTGCAGAAAACAAACAGGCGTTAACTAGTGATGTGTTAAGCAATGTTAAAATTTTAGTGCTTACTCATCCGAGAACAGCTTTGACTGCTGATGAAAGAACAGCCGTCGCAAATTTTGTGAAAAATGGCGGTTCCTTATTAATGGCAGGAAAGAGCAATAATAGCACGGATCCAACGATCAATAACTCCTTGTTAGGTGACATTGGATCAGCGATTCGTATGGGCAATGACGGAGTATTTGATGACAGTAAATCAGGAAACTTCTGGGGTGACCCTAAGTTATCTCCTTATGCGGTCAGGGTACATCCAGGACTCGTTTCCAACTTCATTACCGACCGCGTGTCGTTTGTTGATTACTACAGCGGAACAAGCTTGTCCGGTGTGAATAATCAGCCGCTAACGGAAAATGGCAAGGTCGTTATTTTGGCAAAAGGTAACGAAACCACTTACCAGGGCAATATCAAAGGCGGTTACACGTACGATAATGTTTCCGATGCAACAGGCGGATCTGCGATTCCATTAATTGCTTCAGAGAAAATCGACAAAGGCCGTGTGATTGTATCCGGTATGAATATTTTCAATGACAAGCAGATGGATCAGTCATTTGAACCAAAGGGCAATGATGAGTTCTCATTGAATGCCATCAACTGGCTTGCAAATCGTGAGACGAAGGTCACCAACATTTCTGATGTTCGCAAATTAGCGGACGATACAGAAGCGGTGATCGAAGGTACCGTTACAACAGCAGCAGGTGTATTCTTCGATGCTTTCTATGTCCAGGATGATACTGGCGGAATCATGGCATATAAAGAAGCTCCTGAAGGCTCATTAAAAACGGGTGACAGAGTTCGTGTTTATGGACACGTGAAAACGTATGAGACGAATACAGAGTTTGAATTCAACACTTTCGCAGCAGATGTGATCAAAATTGGACACGTCGATCCATTGCTTCCGAAGCAAGTAGCAACAGGTTCTGCTACTACTGAGGAAAATCAAGGATTGCTCGTAAAAGTAACAGGTAAAGTCGTTTCCAAATATGATGAAAATTCATATGTAATAAATGACGGCTCCGGACCAGTCCTCGTGTTTACAGATGGTTACATCGTGAACCAGAGCGGACCAGTTCCAGACCTGCAAGTTGGCGATACACTTGAAGCAGTAGCGCTTTCCGGCAAGTTCGTCGAAGGAAATCGTCTCCGTGTTCGCGATACAAAGGAACTCGTTGGCACGAAAATGACTGCAGAGCAGGCAGCAGCCAAGACAGAAGCGGAAGCAAAGCTTGCATTGATTTTAGGTGCAGACGAAATTACCTATACGAATCAAGCAGATGTTCAATCAGCAGTAGATCAAGCGAAAGCGGCAATCACTGCAGCATTAACAGCTGGCTGGGGACAATTTGAAGTTGAAGCATTTGCTGGCTACGGAAAAATTGCCGGAGCTGAAGCGAAAATCGCTCAATTGGAAACAGCAAAAGCAGATGCAAAAACAGAGGCGGAAGCAAAGCTTGCATTGATAAAAGATGCAGGCCAAATCACATACAGCGATAAATCAGCAGTACAAACGGCCATAAGCGATGCAAATGCGGCTATCGCAGCAGCATTATCTCATGGCTGGACACAGACTGATGTTGAAGGCTTTGCAGGCTACGAAAAAATTGCGGCCGCAGAAGCTAAATTGGCTGAACTGGAAACAGTAAAAGCGGAAGCAAAAACAACAACAGAAACAAAGCTAGGATTAATTCCAGACGCAAGCCAAATTACACACGGCACTGTAAAAGCTGCCCAATCAGCGGTAGATGAAGCAAAAGCTGCGATTACAGCAGCATTCGCTGCAGGCTGGATGCTGACAGAGGTAGAAAGCTTCAATGGCTATGGCAAACTTGCATTAGCTGAAGCGAAAATCGCCCAGCTAACAGATGCCAAATCAGCCGCAAAATCCGTTGCAGTTACTAAACTTTCAGCCATCCTAAGTTCAGGCAACATTAACTACAGTAATAGAGCAGCAGTACAGTTAGCAGTAAATGAAGCAAAATTAGCTATTCAATCTGCATTGTCTACAGGCTGGACTCAAGCAGAAGTAGAAAACTTCCCAGGCTATGAGAAAATTGCTGTTACAGAAGCAAAAATAGCTGCGCTTGAGAAGGAAGAAGCGGATGTTATAGCACAACAGGAAGCAAAAGCCAAAGCAGAGGCAGAAGCGAAGGCAAGAGCTGAAGCAGAAGCGAAGGCAAAAGCAGAGGCAGAAGCAAAAGCTAAGGCAGAAGCAGAAGCAAAAGCCAAGGCAGAAGCAGAAGCGAAAGCCAAAGCAGAGGCAGCTGCAAAAGCTAAGGCAGAAGCAGAAGCTAAAGCAGCAGCCAAAGCGGCAGCAGAAGCAGCTGCCAAAGCAGCACAAGAAGCAGCAATGCAGAAAAAAGCACTGGAAATCCAAAAACAGGCAGATAAGAACATCAAGGATTACAAAGCTGCCCTAAACGTACTTCCAAAGCTTAATCAATATACTGCTTCTATTAAAGTAGACAGCAAAGGAAAAGTGGACCCAGCTAAATTAGCAAGTGCCCTTGGCCAATACCAGGCTGTCGTAGCAGAATTAAACCGTGCGCAGAAAACAGCTCTTGCCACATCAACAGTTGCAAATGCTGCAATCCTATTGAACAAAAAGGTAAGTGACAAAGTCATTGCTGACTTCGTCAAAAAATCTGTTACCTCTTCCAAGCAGGTAGACAGCATCATCAAAACGCTAAGCAGCAAAAAAATCAACACCACAGAACTAAACAAACTATCTGCCGAACTTAAGAAACAAAAGAAATAA
- a CDS encoding ATP-binding protein — protein MKFKSIFPQLLVYYIGTTLIGFCLLAILLNFSLQELLLDRKESFLNQQAEKIVETLQENNDNPSLGNLIKNNKHFYNIRTDILLINQNETFKKINKRKNKLLRKNDIKDPKILEQVLKGERIRLVGPFEKSSNEMLLTVGVPIKQQNHIIGGLFLHTPVQEIPTTEVSRLVFLISLIIAVPTTGVLYLLSRRFSTPLLQMNHAAKLIGQGDFKERIRVERTDEVGQLATTFNEMADQLGKLEDMRKDLIANVSHELRTPLTSVRGFIQGMMEGVIPPDRHKQYLDICHRELFRLNSLLTTMLDLAAIESGRITLQPMEIRIDSVISSVSDSVNVRMIEKNIIFSVVHEHEPPKILGDPERLKQIIFNLLDNAIRHTPEYGTISVAARLINSELELKISDTGVGIAPEMLPHIWERFYTGDPSRMSHRERSGLGLTITKHLVEIMGGRISVDSAVGKGTTFTVYLPFTS, from the coding sequence ATGAAATTTAAATCAATCTTCCCTCAGCTATTAGTGTATTATATCGGTACGACACTGATTGGATTTTGTTTATTGGCTATTCTCTTGAATTTTTCCCTTCAGGAGCTACTTTTGGACAGAAAGGAATCCTTCCTTAATCAACAAGCAGAAAAAATCGTGGAAACACTTCAAGAAAATAACGACAACCCATCACTTGGAAACCTGATAAAAAACAATAAACATTTCTATAATATTAGAACAGATATTTTGTTGATTAACCAAAATGAGACCTTTAAAAAAATAAATAAACGAAAAAATAAGCTGCTTAGAAAAAACGACATCAAGGATCCGAAGATTTTGGAACAAGTGCTGAAGGGAGAAAGAATTCGGCTTGTTGGCCCTTTCGAGAAATCAAGTAATGAAATGCTCTTAACCGTTGGAGTCCCGATTAAACAACAGAATCATATTATTGGAGGGCTGTTTCTTCATACCCCCGTCCAGGAAATACCGACAACGGAAGTATCCAGGCTAGTCTTTTTGATTTCGCTCATCATTGCCGTACCGACTACGGGTGTTCTTTATTTGCTTTCACGAAGATTCTCCACGCCACTCCTGCAGATGAATCATGCGGCAAAGCTAATTGGACAAGGCGATTTCAAGGAGCGCATTCGGGTTGAGCGGACAGATGAAGTGGGCCAGCTCGCCACTACATTCAATGAAATGGCAGATCAATTGGGGAAATTGGAGGATATGCGTAAGGACTTGATTGCCAATGTTTCTCATGAGCTGCGAACCCCACTCACATCGGTAAGAGGATTTATTCAAGGGATGATGGAAGGTGTTATACCTCCTGATCGGCATAAACAGTATTTGGACATTTGTCATCGTGAACTTTTCCGATTGAATTCACTTCTTACTACGATGCTTGATCTAGCAGCAATTGAATCAGGACGAATCACCCTTCAACCGATGGAGATCCGTATAGATTCGGTCATTAGCAGTGTATCAGATAGTGTGAATGTCCGTATGATAGAAAAAAACATTATATTCTCTGTTGTGCATGAACATGAACCACCAAAGATACTGGGTGACCCCGAAAGATTAAAACAAATTATCTTTAATTTATTAGACAATGCGATACGCCACACGCCGGAATACGGGACGATCTCAGTTGCTGCCAGATTGATTAATAGCGAATTGGAACTCAAAATTTCAGACACGGGAGTGGGGATCGCCCCGGAAATGTTACCACATATTTGGGAAAGGTTTTATACCGGAGATCCTTCGAGAATGTCACACCGGGAACGCAGCGGCTTGGGCTTAACCATTACCAAACACTTGGTAGAAATAATGGGAGGGCGTATTTCAGTCGACTCTGCCGTTGGAAAAGGAACCACCTTTACTGTATACCTTCCATTTACCTCTTAA
- a CDS encoding response regulator transcription factor, giving the protein MNKTIIPQDHTVLVVDDDMYITEMIELYLTNKGFQVLSAYNGQDALNLLQENEIHCMILDIMLPKISGWEVCKAVRDSSDIPIIMLTAREQSEDKVQGLTIGADDYLVKPFDPNELIARVIALLRRRHSNSSPQRISAASHVYGSLKVDTLSHIVTNRNELIDLTPREFQLLLVFTKHPNQVFERQQLLDLVWGEDYMGEDRVVDVFVTRLRSKLANDGENWKIDTVRGIGYKFRVNDKQ; this is encoded by the coding sequence ATGAATAAAACGATTATCCCACAGGATCATACGGTTTTGGTAGTAGACGATGATATGTATATTACCGAAATGATTGAACTTTATCTTACAAATAAAGGCTTTCAGGTTCTGTCTGCCTACAATGGACAAGACGCATTGAACCTACTCCAGGAAAACGAAATTCACTGTATGATTCTTGATATTATGCTGCCAAAAATAAGTGGCTGGGAGGTTTGCAAAGCGGTCCGGGATAGCAGCGATATTCCCATTATCATGTTAACCGCGAGAGAACAGAGTGAAGATAAAGTCCAGGGATTAACTATTGGAGCAGATGACTATCTTGTGAAACCCTTTGACCCGAATGAACTCATTGCAAGAGTGATCGCTCTTTTAAGAAGGCGCCATTCCAATAGCAGCCCACAAAGAATTTCTGCTGCCAGCCATGTATATGGATCTTTAAAGGTTGATACGCTAAGCCACATTGTGACAAACCGAAATGAGCTTATCGACTTAACGCCTCGTGAATTTCAGCTCCTATTGGTTTTTACTAAGCATCCAAATCAAGTGTTTGAACGCCAGCAGCTATTGGATTTAGTCTGGGGAGAGGACTATATGGGGGAAGATCGCGTGGTTGATGTTTTCGTTACACGATTGCGAAGCAAATTGGCCAATGATGGCGAAAACTGGAAGATTGATACTGTCCGAGGAATCGGCTATAAGTTTAGGGTGAATGACAAACAATGA
- a CDS encoding NUDIX domain-containing protein: MDIKVFGEKEDGREYIWRPAVYGVIFNEEKNRIAVIQADGGKYFLPGGGIENNETHEQCLKREIVEEMGMEVEIGRYIGSAQRYFFFTKDFRHYLSEGHFYLGTLGKRLGQPIEDDHFLEWLEPNQAIGCLFHEHQSWAVKELFGGF, translated from the coding sequence ATGGATATTAAAGTATTTGGAGAGAAAGAGGACGGCAGGGAATACATATGGAGACCCGCCGTTTACGGTGTGATATTCAATGAGGAGAAAAACCGAATAGCTGTTATTCAAGCGGATGGAGGCAAGTATTTTCTACCTGGCGGAGGCATAGAAAATAATGAAACACACGAACAGTGCCTGAAGCGAGAGATCGTTGAAGAAATGGGAATGGAAGTGGAAATCGGCCGCTATATAGGCAGTGCCCAAAGATACTTTTTTTTTACTAAAGATTTTCGCCACTATCTTAGCGAGGGCCATTTTTATCTAGGCACCTTGGGGAAACGGCTCGGTCAGCCAATAGAGGATGACCACTTTCTTGAATGGCTGGAACCAAATCAAGCAATTGGATGCCTATTTCATGAGCATCAGAGCTGGGCTGTTAAGGAACTATTTGGTGGTTTTTAA
- a CDS encoding GNAT family N-acetyltransferase: protein MFVVKEGTLYSDGHLDLLVKWLYKGDGEHGNIPFYGCVLFLAGTDIRVGSIVLRIGDMMASKAFYYDCHIGYRINEEYRGRGFALRACKLISNLAKLHDMTELYITCNDQNSASIKVIEKLDAKFLETILIPKEYLDEHDQSNKRNRYIWKLD from the coding sequence ATGTTTGTTGTTAAAGAAGGAACATTATATTCTGACGGACATTTAGATCTTTTGGTTAAGTGGTTATATAAGGGGGATGGCGAACATGGGAACATTCCATTCTATGGCTGCGTTCTATTTTTAGCAGGGACCGATATCAGGGTAGGGTCGATTGTGTTAAGAATTGGAGACATGATGGCTTCAAAAGCGTTTTACTATGATTGTCATATCGGCTATCGAATTAATGAAGAGTACAGGGGACGAGGATTTGCTTTAAGAGCATGTAAACTTATAAGTAATCTAGCAAAATTGCATGATATGACTGAACTTTACATTACGTGTAACGATCAAAATTCCGCTTCAATTAAAGTAATTGAAAAACTGGATGCGAAATTTTTAGAGACAATCCTTATCCCAAAGGAATATCTAGATGAACATGATCAAAGTAATAAAAGAAACCGATACATATGGAAATTAGATTAA
- a CDS encoding DUF2071 domain-containing protein: MKVNNVDHRPWPIPSKPWVMKQTWHDLLFAHWEIDLEIIKPLIPKSLDIDTYEGKAWIGVVPFQMSGIRLRNLPEIPYTSTFPELNVRTYVTYRGEKPGVFFFSLDAANLVAVKTARKFFRLPYYYADILVEKEKETVFYHSKRRDSSDQFIFKGNYTPVSARFEAELNSIDYWLTERYCLYTTHHNRLYRGEISHQPWQLQLANAEISMNSMVDIPGFSPCDSQPLLHYSNRLDVLLWGLEELG, translated from the coding sequence ATGAAAGTTAACAATGTTGATCATCGCCCTTGGCCAATCCCATCCAAGCCTTGGGTCATGAAACAAACATGGCATGACCTGCTCTTTGCACATTGGGAAATTGACTTAGAAATAATAAAGCCACTTATTCCGAAATCATTAGATATAGATACATATGAGGGCAAAGCATGGATTGGCGTAGTCCCTTTTCAAATGAGTGGTATCCGACTGAGAAATCTACCTGAAATACCGTATACCTCAACATTCCCTGAGTTGAATGTTCGGACTTATGTCACTTATAGAGGAGAAAAACCTGGGGTATTCTTTTTCAGCTTAGATGCTGCAAATTTGGTTGCGGTAAAGACAGCAAGAAAATTTTTTCGATTACCTTATTACTATGCTGATATTTTGGTTGAGAAGGAAAAGGAGACTGTTTTTTATCACTCCAAGCGAAGGGATTCTTCAGACCAATTTATTTTTAAAGGGAATTATACACCTGTATCTGCTAGGTTCGAGGCAGAACTAAATTCTATAGATTACTGGCTAACTGAAAGATACTGTTTATATACGACACACCATAATCGACTATATCGAGGAGAGATTAGCCATCAACCCTGGCAGTTACAGTTGGCGAATGCAGAAATTTCTATGAATTCAATGGTTGATATCCCTGGATTTAGCCCTTGCGATTCGCAGCCTTTATTACACTATTCGAATCGATTGGATGTCTTGCTTTGGGGACTTGAAGAACTGGGATAA